One Natrinema halophilum genomic window carries:
- a CDS encoding SDR family NAD(P)-dependent oxidoreductase, with translation MTTDQFSVDGQTAIVTGSSSGIGKSIVERFAEDGANVVVTSREMENVEPVADEINESERPGNALAFECDVTDRDAVQELVDATVDEFGSLDILVNNAGAGFQAPPTEITENGWKTIVDINLHGTFHCSQIAAEYMKDNGGGRIVNLASVAGVRGSKTMSHYGAAKAGVINFTTSFAADRAEDDIWVNCIAPGLVATEGVRSQMGVEDDAGGIERTTPDRTIGKPEEIADLTQFLASPASSYMVGETVTIKGLPRLE, from the coding sequence ATGACGACAGATCAGTTCAGCGTCGACGGTCAGACTGCGATCGTTACGGGTTCCTCGAGCGGGATCGGGAAATCGATCGTCGAGCGGTTCGCCGAGGACGGCGCGAACGTCGTGGTCACGTCACGGGAGATGGAAAACGTCGAACCAGTCGCCGACGAGATCAACGAGAGCGAGCGTCCCGGGAACGCGCTCGCGTTCGAGTGCGACGTGACGGACCGCGACGCGGTGCAGGAGCTAGTCGACGCAACCGTCGACGAGTTCGGTTCGCTCGACATTCTGGTTAACAACGCCGGGGCGGGCTTTCAGGCGCCGCCGACCGAGATTACCGAGAACGGCTGGAAGACGATCGTCGATATCAATCTGCACGGAACGTTCCATTGCTCGCAGATCGCCGCCGAGTACATGAAGGACAATGGTGGTGGCCGGATCGTCAATTTAGCCAGCGTCGCGGGTGTGCGCGGCTCCAAGACGATGAGCCATTACGGGGCCGCCAAGGCCGGCGTCATCAACTTTACCACGTCCTTCGCGGCCGACCGGGCCGAAGACGACATCTGGGTCAACTGCATCGCACCGGGCCTCGTCGCGACCGAGGGCGTCCGTTCTCAGATGGGCGTCGAGGACGACGCCGGCGGGATCGAACGCACGACCCCGGATCGCACGATCGGCAAGCCCGAGGAGATCGCCGACCTCACGCAGTTTCTCGCCAGTCCTGCTTCCTCGTACATGGTCGGCGAGACGGTGACGATTAAGGGGCTGCCACGTCTCGAGTAG
- a CDS encoding class I adenylate-forming enzyme family protein, which translates to MELDVVPAESLLEPPYDGNVAHLLERGAAEDPDAVAIEHAGESITYREFGEGVSQFAAGLRELGIEAGDRVGVYMPNGIPFCTVIWACCHAGVIASPLNPEYRRREIEYQLDHADTEAVIVAGDAEDHVREAVETLETDIVSATAAADHVSVPDLGAGDSTVDIVDREDDDVLLQPYTSGTTGQPKGVLLTHRNFRVQIVQSVSSYSAGPIDGDGIIVLPMYHITGLLGMMVSLCAGRTLHLLRPDQWDPDRVLEKLDEHDIPAFNAVAAMFVDLLEAYDPDEYDLSSLVRAGQGGDKLPAPIQQQFEEAFDASLSEGYGLTETTATTHTIRWSTLGNRPGSVGQPVGHTRSKIVDGDGNEVGVMEEGEILIAGPQVMKGYYGNPEANEAVFTDDGFFRTGDIGMRDEDNYYYIVGREKEMILTAGYNVYPREVENLLYEHPQIHEAAVFGVPDDRRGETVAAAISPKEGADLTEDDIKRYILGELAPYKHPRLVEIRRDLPKTGSGKIRKTMLLDEFIQEHELES; encoded by the coding sequence ATGGAACTCGACGTTGTCCCCGCAGAATCCCTCTTAGAGCCCCCTTACGACGGCAACGTTGCACATCTGCTAGAGCGTGGAGCCGCAGAAGACCCCGACGCTGTTGCGATCGAACACGCCGGCGAGTCGATCACCTACCGCGAATTCGGCGAGGGCGTCTCGCAGTTCGCCGCTGGTCTCCGGGAACTCGGCATCGAGGCTGGCGACCGGGTCGGCGTCTACATGCCTAACGGGATCCCGTTCTGTACCGTCATCTGGGCCTGCTGTCACGCCGGCGTGATCGCGAGCCCGTTGAATCCTGAATATCGCCGCCGCGAAATCGAATATCAGCTCGACCACGCCGATACCGAGGCGGTTATCGTCGCGGGGGATGCCGAGGACCACGTCCGCGAGGCAGTCGAGACGCTCGAGACCGACATCGTCAGCGCGACCGCCGCCGCCGACCACGTATCGGTACCGGATCTCGGCGCGGGTGATTCCACCGTCGATATCGTCGACCGCGAGGACGACGACGTCCTCCTCCAGCCCTATACCTCGGGGACGACCGGCCAGCCGAAAGGCGTCTTGCTGACCCACCGCAATTTCCGGGTCCAGATCGTACAGAGCGTCTCGAGTTACAGCGCCGGACCGATCGATGGCGACGGAATTATCGTCTTGCCGATGTACCACATCACCGGTCTGCTCGGGATGATGGTGTCGCTGTGTGCCGGCCGAACGCTGCATCTACTTCGACCCGACCAATGGGACCCCGACCGCGTCCTCGAGAAACTCGACGAACACGACATTCCGGCGTTCAACGCCGTTGCCGCGATGTTCGTGGATTTGCTCGAAGCCTACGACCCTGACGAGTACGATCTGTCGTCGCTAGTACGGGCCGGTCAGGGAGGCGACAAGTTACCCGCGCCGATTCAGCAACAGTTCGAGGAGGCATTCGACGCATCGCTTTCGGAGGGATACGGGCTAACGGAGACGACGGCGACGACCCATACGATCCGGTGGTCGACGCTCGGAAATCGGCCCGGAAGCGTCGGTCAACCCGTCGGCCACACGCGGTCGAAGATCGTCGACGGTGACGGAAACGAAGTCGGGGTCATGGAGGAAGGCGAGATTCTGATCGCTGGCCCGCAGGTGATGAAAGGCTACTACGGGAATCCGGAGGCGAACGAGGCGGTCTTTACCGACGACGGGTTCTTTCGCACGGGCGACATCGGAATGCGAGACGAAGATAATTACTACTACATCGTGGGCCGCGAAAAAGAGATGATCCTGACCGCGGGCTACAACGTATATCCGCGCGAGGTAGAAAACCTGCTGTACGAGCACCCCCAGATCCACGAGGCAGCTGTCTTCGGCGTTCCCGACGATCGACGTGGCGAGACCGTCGCCGCCGCTATTTCCCCGAAGGAAGGGGCGGACTTGACCGAGGACGACATCAAGAGATACATCCTCGGCGAACTCGCTCCCTACAAGCATCCGCGGCTCGTCGAGATACGTCGTGACCTTCCCAAGACGGGCAGCGGCAAAATCCGAAAGACGATGTTGCTCGACGAGTTCATCCAAGAGCATGAACTGGAATCGTGA
- a CDS encoding MFS transporter, with protein sequence MTDTPSYSAAEIRTIAFAVIAGVFFGGVATGVAFPTLPLLDEKLVISTVMLSVILSTNRIARLFMNTPAGTIIDRVGARRPMIFGLFTQALAPFGYILGLVVPQTDLGTVPVLGNVSLPGVVFILSRLFWGIGSAFVFIGAFATITYVTTPDNRGRWVGYMRGGQSLGFPTGLVVGGLLTDIASMQMAFLMAGALALLAGIVAMIVLPDVHAGTEGRSASLREVPSLLASNPTVVLVGYGNFTVRLLWGGIVLTTLARYANDFSLELSALDAAGISGVVMGLGVVTSGSMTVASGRISDLISDRTLVTIPAFLSMGAGFLIIAYVPTIKALLGAIVLIGGGMGAAAPALLAIMGDLTPGDELGRIGGAYQVMGDIGLSLGPLIAIPAVDNWFGYQLTYVLCAALVVSCLTVVSVPLLRNPEVSRAPVEAD encoded by the coding sequence ATGACTGATACGCCATCGTATTCGGCGGCGGAAATCAGGACGATTGCTTTCGCAGTCATCGCTGGCGTCTTCTTCGGCGGCGTTGCGACTGGTGTGGCCTTTCCGACGCTCCCGCTGCTCGACGAAAAGCTCGTTATCAGCACGGTAATGCTAAGCGTGATCCTCTCGACTAACCGGATCGCGCGACTGTTCATGAACACGCCCGCCGGGACGATTATCGATCGAGTCGGCGCGCGACGCCCGATGATTTTCGGACTGTTCACGCAGGCGCTTGCCCCTTTCGGCTACATTCTCGGTCTCGTCGTTCCCCAGACCGATCTCGGAACGGTACCAGTGCTTGGCAACGTATCGCTCCCCGGTGTCGTCTTTATTCTCTCGCGGCTGTTCTGGGGCATCGGAAGCGCGTTCGTCTTCATCGGGGCGTTCGCGACGATCACGTACGTTACGACGCCTGACAACCGCGGTCGGTGGGTCGGCTACATGCGCGGCGGCCAGTCACTTGGCTTCCCAACTGGTCTCGTCGTCGGCGGTCTCCTGACCGACATCGCCAGCATGCAAATGGCATTTCTTATGGCCGGGGCCCTCGCGTTGCTCGCCGGTATCGTCGCGATGATCGTCCTGCCGGACGTCCACGCCGGTACAGAGGGGCGTTCCGCAAGTCTTCGGGAGGTTCCGTCGTTGCTTGCCAGTAATCCAACCGTCGTCTTGGTCGGGTACGGGAACTTCACGGTACGACTCTTGTGGGGTGGCATCGTTCTCACGACGCTCGCCCGTTACGCGAACGATTTTAGCCTCGAACTGTCCGCTTTGGATGCAGCCGGTATAAGCGGAGTCGTTATGGGACTTGGCGTCGTTACGTCGGGATCGATGACAGTCGCTTCTGGCAGGATTTCGGACCTGATCAGCGATCGGACGCTAGTAACGATTCCAGCGTTTCTGTCGATGGGTGCTGGCTTTCTGATCATCGCATACGTCCCGACGATCAAAGCGCTACTCGGTGCAATCGTCCTCATCGGGGGCGGTATGGGAGCGGCAGCACCAGCGCTACTCGCGATCATGGGCGATCTCACACCCGGCGACGAACTCGGACGAATTGGCGGGGCGTACCAGGTGATGGGGGATATCGGGCTCAGTCTCGGCCCGCTCATCGCGATCCCGGCGGTCGACAACTGGTTCGGGTACCAGTTGACGTACGTTCTCTGTGCCGCACTCGTGGTGAGCTGCCTGACCGTCGTTTCAGTCCCCCTGCTTCGCAATCCTGAGGTCTCGAGGGCGCCGGTGGAAGCTGACTAG
- a CDS encoding carbohydrate ABC transporter permease, protein MAIDNERLDRSRRFYEDGFSIGRLEITPDDFWGWLTILPVLGLYTLIALIPIAFAIVASFHSIHLLSPEWQFVGLQNYQKVFRIDEFWGSMWRGSVFMVGSTLLQLVVGVWMALVINKITRGGRILSTFVFTSYLIPTIIVAMVFQFMLDPTDGVLHWLGVDKIGLWEGYLFGNTGTTLFGTVKLAMLATVIISSWKFAAFVTLFTLAQLQSIPDRFYEAAKICGATTWEMFRDITLPRVWGAILVVVFLRAVFMFNKYDIIWQLTQGGPGVSTKTMPILAYDTTFQTSAYGLGNAIAIVMFLFLMAGGIVYLSVLNPSQEVET, encoded by the coding sequence ATGGCAATAGATAACGAGAGACTCGATCGATCCCGTCGTTTTTACGAGGACGGGTTTTCGATCGGCCGACTCGAAATCACGCCTGACGATTTCTGGGGGTGGCTGACGATACTCCCCGTCTTGGGCTTGTACACGCTTATTGCACTGATTCCGATCGCCTTTGCCATCGTGGCATCGTTTCACAGCATTCATCTGCTCAGTCCGGAGTGGCAGTTCGTCGGTCTGCAGAACTATCAGAAAGTGTTCCGGATCGACGAGTTCTGGGGCTCGATGTGGCGTGGCAGCGTCTTCATGGTCGGTTCGACGCTGCTTCAACTGGTCGTCGGTGTCTGGATGGCGCTCGTCATCAACAAGATCACCCGTGGTGGCCGCATTTTGAGCACGTTTGTATTTACGTCGTATCTCATTCCCACGATCATCGTCGCGATGGTGTTCCAGTTCATGCTCGATCCCACTGACGGGGTCCTTCACTGGCTCGGGGTCGACAAAATCGGGCTGTGGGAGGGTTACCTGTTCGGAAACACCGGAACGACCCTGTTCGGAACCGTCAAACTGGCGATGCTCGCAACGGTCATCATCAGTAGCTGGAAGTTCGCGGCGTTCGTAACACTGTTTACGCTGGCACAGCTCCAGTCGATTCCCGACCGGTTCTACGAGGCTGCCAAGATCTGTGGGGCGACGACCTGGGAGATGTTCCGAGATATCACGCTGCCCCGAGTCTGGGGGGCAATCCTCGTCGTGGTCTTCCTCCGAGCGGTGTTCATGTTCAACAAGTACGATATTATCTGGCAGCTCACCCAGGGCGGTCCCGGCGTCTCGACGAAGACGATGCCGATCCTCGCGTACGATACGACTTTCCAGACCAGTGCGTACGGGCTCGGGAACGCGATCGCGATCGTAATGTTCCTGTTCCTGATGGCCGGGGGAATCGTATATCTCTCCGTTCTCAACCCGAGCCAGGAGGTGGAAACATGA
- a CDS encoding carbohydrate ABC transporter permease → MSTLDDTDGDQEFGRSFRIPYQYRSLAYRVALYGSGVVLTVLLAFPLYWMAQSAFKTQTALGGFDLLPLGDAFTTATFDIVMDSVVANYLLNSIIVTAGTVIFVLVVSLIAGYGLARFNYRGKVGTARFLLLGYMFSPIVLAIPLYQIWKSLGLINTYIGLILALSAISMPFAVWLMWKYIQTIPPSVEESAWIAGAPRWRGFVDVVVPQTKPAMIANAIFAFAIAWGDFTFSFIILPSADATTFPPGLFRMLGSSTWDTGWNEFMAVALLVSLPPLLFAFFLQSYLLQGFKIRAL, encoded by the coding sequence ATGAGTACACTCGATGACACCGATGGAGACCAGGAGTTCGGACGATCGTTCCGAATCCCCTATCAGTACCGCAGCCTCGCCTACCGGGTGGCCCTGTACGGTAGCGGGGTCGTACTGACGGTCTTGCTCGCATTCCCCCTCTACTGGATGGCACAGAGTGCGTTCAAGACCCAGACCGCACTTGGCGGATTCGATCTGCTGCCCCTCGGAGACGCGTTCACGACGGCCACCTTCGATATCGTGATGGACTCGGTCGTCGCCAACTACCTCCTCAACAGCATTATCGTGACGGCGGGGACAGTCATATTCGTCCTCGTCGTGTCGCTAATTGCCGGGTATGGTCTCGCACGATTTAACTACCGCGGGAAGGTCGGGACCGCGCGTTTCCTCCTCCTGGGATACATGTTCAGTCCGATCGTGCTGGCGATTCCACTGTACCAGATCTGGAAATCGCTCGGCCTGATCAATACCTACATCGGTCTGATCCTGGCTCTCAGTGCGATCTCGATGCCATTCGCCGTCTGGCTCATGTGGAAGTACATCCAGACGATTCCGCCGTCCGTCGAAGAATCCGCCTGGATCGCCGGTGCGCCGCGGTGGCGCGGGTTCGTCGACGTCGTCGTCCCACAGACCAAGCCTGCAATGATCGCAAACGCCATCTTCGCGTTCGCGATCGCGTGGGGTGACTTTACGTTCTCGTTTATCATTCTCCCGTCCGCCGACGCAACGACGTTCCCGCCAGGATTATTCCGGATGCTCGGTTCCTCGACGTGGGATACCGGCTGGAACGAGTTCATGGCTGTGGCTTTGCTCGTCTCCCTTCCGCCGCTTCTGTTCGCGTTCTTCCTGCAGTCGTACCTCCTGCAGGGCTTCAAGATCAGGGCACTGTGA
- a CDS encoding ABC transporter ATP-binding protein, which produces MVEINVENLRKEYGSLVAVEDFDLTIEEGEFVTLVGPSGCGKTTTLRCLAGLETVTSGQVRYGDTDVTDLPPQQRGIALLFQDIALYPHMTVEENMAYPLKILGMGKEKRRDRVKDAANRLQIEDQLEKMPSELSGGQQQRVALGRSIVREPTMFLFDEPMSDLDAKLKRELRPLFAEVTQEVGCPTMYVTHDQEEAMTMSDRVAVMNDGQMEQIGPPEEVYDEPTSEFVGQFIGQPTMEFFDATVTQVNGSVTFDIEGTTYEMPADESLESYAGNDVRIGIRPQHISAKEGSNGEIPAEHVFDEPLGDQTHSLFETPLGRLTVVTSPKFRGNGGDYSLELTESQLKAFDPDSGIRIA; this is translated from the coding sequence ATGGTCGAAATCAACGTCGAAAACCTACGCAAAGAGTATGGATCGTTAGTCGCTGTCGAGGACTTCGATCTGACGATCGAAGAAGGCGAATTCGTCACACTCGTCGGCCCGTCAGGATGCGGCAAAACGACGACGCTGCGCTGTCTCGCCGGTCTCGAGACCGTAACGTCCGGTCAGGTGAGATACGGCGACACTGACGTAACGGATCTGCCGCCACAACAGCGCGGTATCGCGCTTCTTTTCCAGGACATCGCGCTCTACCCACATATGACCGTCGAGGAGAATATGGCCTACCCGCTCAAGATCCTCGGAATGGGTAAAGAAAAGCGACGAGACCGAGTCAAGGATGCTGCGAATCGGCTCCAGATCGAGGATCAACTCGAGAAGATGCCGAGCGAACTTTCCGGCGGGCAACAACAGCGGGTCGCGCTGGGCCGATCGATCGTTCGGGAGCCGACGATGTTCCTCTTCGACGAGCCGATGAGCGATCTCGACGCGAAGCTCAAACGCGAGTTACGGCCGCTGTTCGCCGAAGTGACTCAGGAAGTGGGATGCCCGACGATGTACGTGACCCACGACCAGGAGGAAGCGATGACGATGAGCGATCGCGTCGCGGTCATGAACGACGGGCAGATGGAACAGATCGGTCCGCCCGAGGAGGTGTACGACGAGCCAACCTCCGAGTTCGTCGGCCAGTTCATCGGCCAACCGACGATGGAGTTCTTCGACGCAACCGTCACTCAGGTCAACGGGTCAGTGACGTTCGACATCGAAGGCACCACATACGAGATGCCAGCCGACGAGTCACTCGAGTCCTACGCCGGAAACGACGTTCGGATCGGGATCAGACCGCAGCACATCTCGGCAAAAGAGGGTTCAAACGGCGAGATTCCGGCAGAGCACGTCTTCGACGAACCGCTTGGGGACCAGACGCACAGCCTCTTCGAGACCCCGCTCGGTCGTCTCACCGTTGTCACGTCGCCGAAATTCCGCGGGAACGGCGGCGACTACTCCCTCGAACTTACGGAGTCGCAGCTGAAAGCGTTTGACCCCGATAGCGGGATTCGAATCGCGTAA
- a CDS encoding ABC transporter substrate-binding protein, with product MVIQGSTRRQILRGSGIGAAGLIAGCLGTGGGGSEDELHIMTDYTGDAWDKHWNTLTDGFNEQNDISINLEKVGMQGTGGQRLATLMQSGNPPEMFHGTITQIGDLVNIGRTQSVSGVVDDLADEWGEAMFRDTITPIEGETHMIPHGVYAGGTLNYRADLYAELGLEEPETWSELVENVKAIDEAGIETSQGDKVRGFALPAQPAGKPGSDFSNWLYNAGGDVWQPGTENDLELWLDEDHVLAVFDHLNELANYSPDPSGLNWTSTIEDWTLGRLGHCIMNNAWLCGPAIANGLTDLALATEQTLIPKREGADPIQRGWVLADGTPVINGSSNPDTAKDFGRHMYGAEQGVATTLVEPMRFMPPYRGILETDEYQSHEYFQMEDGAFLEKQRYCMDEIAPKLTSEEAVTTPETLHINSMDITSEAVNRLVVSGNDPQDVYDWTISEYESALEDVQSQSNY from the coding sequence ATGGTAATTCAAGGGTCTACTAGGCGACAGATCCTACGAGGTTCAGGCATCGGTGCGGCAGGACTAATCGCAGGCTGTCTCGGTACCGGTGGTGGTGGGTCTGAAGACGAACTGCACATCATGACCGATTACACCGGTGATGCATGGGACAAACACTGGAATACGCTCACGGACGGATTCAACGAGCAAAACGATATTTCGATCAACCTCGAGAAGGTCGGGATGCAAGGCACCGGCGGGCAACGGCTTGCGACGCTGATGCAGTCCGGAAACCCGCCGGAAATGTTCCACGGGACGATCACGCAGATCGGTGACCTCGTGAACATTGGACGAACGCAATCGGTTTCCGGCGTCGTCGACGACCTGGCTGACGAGTGGGGCGAGGCGATGTTTCGGGATACGATCACCCCGATCGAAGGCGAGACGCACATGATTCCCCATGGGGTCTACGCCGGGGGGACCCTCAACTACCGAGCCGATCTATACGCGGAACTCGGACTGGAGGAACCCGAAACCTGGAGCGAACTCGTCGAGAACGTGAAAGCGATCGACGAGGCCGGGATCGAAACCTCGCAGGGCGACAAAGTCCGCGGGTTCGCGCTTCCGGCGCAACCGGCCGGAAAGCCGGGATCGGATTTCTCGAACTGGCTGTACAACGCTGGCGGCGACGTCTGGCAACCAGGCACCGAGAACGATCTGGAGTTGTGGTTAGACGAGGATCACGTCCTGGCAGTCTTCGACCATCTAAACGAACTCGCGAACTACTCGCCCGATCCGTCGGGCCTGAACTGGACGTCGACGATCGAGGACTGGACGCTCGGCCGGCTCGGGCACTGTATCATGAACAACGCGTGGCTGTGCGGCCCGGCCATCGCCAACGGGCTTACGGACCTCGCCCTCGCGACCGAACAGACGCTCATCCCGAAGCGTGAAGGTGCCGATCCGATCCAGCGGGGCTGGGTCCTCGCGGACGGGACGCCGGTGATCAACGGCTCCAGCAATCCGGATACGGCGAAGGACTTCGGCCGACACATGTACGGCGCCGAACAGGGTGTCGCGACCACTCTGGTCGAGCCGATGCGGTTCATGCCACCGTACAGGGGTATTCTGGAAACTGACGAATATCAGAGTCACGAATATTTCCAGATGGAAGACGGTGCCTTCCTCGAAAAGCAGCGCTACTGCATGGACGAAATCGCACCGAAGCTCACCAGCGAGGAGGCCGTGACGACGCCAGAGACGCTTCACATCAACAGCATGGACATCACCAGCGAGGCGGTAAACCGACTCGTCGTCAGTGGGAACGATCCCCAGGATGTCTACGACTGGACCATCAGCGAGTACGAGTCTGCCCTCGAAGACGTCCAATCCCAGAGCAATTATTAA
- a CDS encoding RDD family protein gives MSVLDWLPTKRRPTPDLESASPVLLRRRAVATIIDLVVAYVAIETVVLAGLMVAFSDYFVANGGEAMGLSIIGLVPVYLLYTFAFEWRYGTTPGKKRMGLLVATEDGSKPGLVPAATRNALRYVDFLPVGYLIGWIFARRSPRGRRLGDRLADTLVVRPETEIEPLFAGDARVASSDEPIDETDHENS, from the coding sequence ATGAGCGTACTGGACTGGCTGCCGACGAAGCGACGGCCGACGCCGGACCTCGAGTCGGCTTCACCGGTGCTACTCAGACGACGCGCGGTCGCGACGATCATCGATCTCGTCGTTGCGTACGTCGCCATCGAGACAGTCGTTCTGGCCGGTCTGATGGTCGCGTTTTCGGATTACTTCGTCGCGAACGGAGGCGAGGCGATGGGATTGAGTATTATCGGTCTCGTTCCGGTCTACTTGCTCTATACGTTCGCGTTCGAGTGGCGTTACGGGACGACGCCCGGAAAGAAACGAATGGGACTGCTGGTCGCGACTGAAGACGGTTCGAAGCCGGGTCTCGTTCCGGCAGCGACGCGAAATGCGTTGCGATACGTGGACTTCCTCCCGGTCGGGTACCTGATCGGATGGATCTTCGCACGGCGGTCGCCACGGGGTCGTCGGCTGGGCGATCGTCTTGCCGATACGCTGGTGGTTCGACCGGAAACGGAGATCGAGCCACTCTTTGCAGGGGACGCCCGCGTCGCGTCCAGCGACGAGCCGATCGATGAAACCGACCACGAGAACAGTTAA
- a CDS encoding acyl-CoA dehydrogenase family protein, producing the protein MEYHDSEKAKEVAGRVADFMDEVVIPREREALATGEEITLNEIHDMWELARERDLFAPQVPEKYGGQGLGFRDMLPSFEQVGRSLIGAQAIRANSPQEGNMHTLEFAGTEEQKEEYLRPLVQGEMSSAFAMTEPRIGAGSDPKMLQSTAVKDGDEWVINAHKWWTSDGLGADFYLLMARTDLDAHPYEGTSIILVPRDADGVEVQRNVPHLGGHGITEREGGHAEVKFDNVRVPVENTIGEEGDGFRIAQLRLGGGRLTHCMRYSGMAERSLDIAKAYLQEREGFGTKLEEKQALRHRIADAETRLHAARTMVRHAARELDRSDARIEVAMSKMFTANVTNDTIDLALQCCGGNGIGKDLPIAHFYENVRAFRIVDGADEVHRRSIARWAFEDVDETEIENTLQFDEDLRIDALDE; encoded by the coding sequence ATGGAGTACCACGACTCTGAGAAAGCGAAGGAAGTGGCGGGCCGAGTAGCGGACTTCATGGACGAAGTCGTTATTCCGCGCGAGCGCGAGGCACTGGCTACGGGCGAGGAGATCACGCTGAACGAGATCCACGACATGTGGGAGCTGGCCAGGGAGCGCGATCTGTTCGCGCCGCAAGTCCCGGAAAAGTACGGCGGTCAAGGACTCGGCTTTCGCGACATGCTGCCCTCGTTCGAACAGGTCGGGCGCTCGCTCATCGGCGCACAGGCTATTCGAGCGAATTCCCCCCAGGAGGGGAACATGCACACCCTGGAGTTCGCCGGCACCGAAGAGCAAAAAGAGGAGTACCTTCGGCCGCTCGTGCAGGGTGAGATGTCTTCGGCGTTTGCGATGACCGAGCCCAGGATCGGCGCCGGATCGGACCCGAAGATGCTCCAGAGCACCGCCGTCAAAGACGGCGACGAATGGGTCATCAACGCACACAAGTGGTGGACCTCGGACGGACTGGGCGCCGACTTCTATCTGCTGATGGCTCGAACCGATCTGGACGCACACCCCTACGAGGGCACGTCGATCATCCTGGTGCCGCGGGACGCCGACGGCGTCGAAGTCCAGCGCAACGTCCCCCATCTGGGCGGGCACGGAATCACCGAGCGCGAGGGCGGCCACGCCGAAGTCAAGTTCGACAACGTCCGCGTTCCCGTCGAGAACACGATCGGCGAGGAAGGAGACGGGTTCCGCATCGCGCAACTCCGACTCGGCGGCGGCCGCCTCACCCACTGCATGCGCTACTCCGGGATGGCAGAGCGCTCGCTCGACATCGCGAAGGCCTATCTGCAGGAGCGCGAAGGCTTCGGGACGAAACTCGAGGAGAAGCAGGCGTTACGTCACCGCATCGCCGACGCCGAAACGCGCCTGCACGCCGCACGAACGATGGTCCGCCACGCCGCGCGCGAACTCGACCGCAGCGACGCCCGCATCGAGGTCGCGATGTCGAAAATGTTTACCGCGAACGTTACCAACGATACCATCGATCTCGCTTTGCAGTGTTGTGGTGGCAACGGAATCGGCAAGGACCTCCCGATTGCCCACTTCTACGAGAACGTCCGCGCATTCCGTATCGTCGACGGAGCCGACGAGGTCCACCGCCGCTCGATCGCCCGCTGGGCGTTCGAAGACGTCGACGAAACCGAGATAGAGAACACGCTGCAGTTCGACGAGGATCTGCGCATCGACGCGCTCGACGAGTAA